In Chryseobacterium salivictor, the DNA window CATCGGTGTTTTCCGGGTAAAAAAAGGAGGAGGTATGGAAAATGACCAATCCGCTTTTATTCCTTTTACGACGTTTTCTAAAATGTATAACAATGGCGACAAAGTGGGATTCTTCGCGATTGTAAGCAAACCAAATGCAGATTTGAAAATTGTTGAAGATCAGGTAAAAGCTGAACTCAAAAAAAAATACAATGTCTCGCCGGAAGACACCAACGCTTTCGGAAGCTTTAACCTCGGAAAAGAATTTGCCAAACTGACCGGCTTTCTTACAGGTATGCAGCTGCTGACCATTACGGTGGGCACTTTAACCATTTTAGCCGGCGTAATTGCCATTTCGAACATCCTATTAATTACAGTAAAAGAAAGAACGAAAGAAATCGGTATCCGTCGTGCTTTGGGCGCAAAACCGGCAGAAGTGCGAAATCAAATTCTGTTAGAAAGCGTGGTGATTACTTTATCATCAGGACTTTTGGGATTTATGCTGGGCATTTTTCTGCTGATGATTCTCAATGCGGTGACCAAAGGCCAGGATTCTTTTCCTTTTTATAATCCGACGGTGAATTATGGACAGGTTTTCGGCGCGATGGCAATTATGGTTATTTTAGGTTTAATTGTCGGAATGATTCCGGCACAAAGAGCGGTGAAGATCCGACCGATTGAAGCACTGAGGTCGGAGTAGGGAGTTTTTGAGTAATTGGGTAATTGGGTAATTGGGTGATTGGGTTTTGTACTACAAAGCTTTCAGTTTAAAACTAATTAATACCGGATAATCACCTGATTTTGTAAATAAAACGAAATCGCGACCCGGCCTGAATGAAGCTCTTTTTGCGAGGAGGCACGACGAACAAAAAAGCGGGAATGGAGGACGGAAACAGTCGCCCAAAAAAATATTAAAAAATAAACGAAGTATATGAAAAAGAAGTTCACTTTAAAAAAAGCAATTTATATCCTCTTAGGATTAGTTTTCGCGGTGGCATTGATTTCGGGAATTAGCTATCTGATTTCGTCGAACACCAAAGAAAGCGAGGCATTCCTAACCAAGAAACCATTTGTTCAAAATATGGACGACAAGGTAATGGCGACCGGAAAAATTGTACCGCGGGAAGAAATTGAAATCAAACCGAATATCTCTGGAATTATCGATAAAATCCTGGTGACGGAAGGTGACAAAGTAACCGCCGGACAGCTGGTTGCAACGATAAGAATCGTCCCGAGTATACAAAATGTGAACGCAGCGCAACAGGAAATTAATAATGCGAATCTGCAGATCAACAATGCTCAGGTGAATGTGTCGCAGCAACAAAAGCAGTTTGCCATGCAGGAAAGGCTGTATTCCCAAGGGGTGATTTCTAAACAGGAATATATTTCGGCTCAGCAGCAGCTGCAGTCGACACAGCAGGTGTTGAAAAATGCGCAGCAGCAAAGACAGACTGCCCTGAAAAACCTGCAAATCGCAAAAACCGGAGCGACGCCGGAATTGGCAGGTCTGGCAACGACACAAATCAGATCTAAAGCCAACGGAACCGTATTGGAAGTTCCTGTAAAAGTCGGCAGCCAGGTCATCGAAGCCAACTCCTTTAATGCCGGAAGTACGATTTGCTCGATTGCAGATTTGAATTCTCTCATTTTCCAGGGCACGATTGATGAAGCACAAGCCGGAAAATTAAAAGAAGGTTTGGAGATGAACGTGGTAATTGGTGCTTTGCAAAACAAATCTTTCCCGGGACGCGTAACGATGATTGCACCGAAAGGAAAAGAGGAAAACGGAACGATTAAATTTCCCATTGAAGCCGATGTTTTTAATAAAACCAATGAATATATCCGCGCGGGATTTTCAGCAAACGGCGAAATTATACTGAGTTCGCAGAAAAACGCTTTGCTTTTGGATGAATCTTTAATTCAATATGATAAAGTGAACGGCAAAGACAATTCTTTTGTAGAAGTGAAACAGCCTGACGGAAAATTTAAAAAAGTAAATGTAAAACTCGGCGCAAGCGATGGAATAAATGTTCAGATCTTATCCGGCATCAACAAAGATGCTGAAGTAAAAGTCTGGAATCCGTCTGATAAAGACAAAGAAGCTTTGAAGGAAAAGAAAGGTAAATAAACAACAATCTTAGTTCTATAACAGATAATCCCGGAAATTTCCGGGATTTTTTTTTATTCTGGATTTGTCCGGAAAGTTGTTTTAATATTTTTAAATAAAAAAAAATAGGTAAGATTATTTAATGAATAAATAGGAACGATATTTTCCTGATAAAAATTTTCATAACAATTTTTAATTATTCTTTCGATAAAAGACCTATAAAAAAAAGGGTGTTGTCTCTCTTCAACTTAGGTGGTTTCCCCCAATAGTTCGGCCCACATTATGTTCATCTTTGCTTTAAGAAAAACAGAACATTTTATTTGACCGCAAATGAAATGTAAATAAATTACAGTTATGAAAACCTTTAATTACGATATCGACGACTGCTTTAATGCTGCCTGTAATTCTTTGGGCAGAGAAATGGGAATTTCTTCAAAACCAAATTCGCATTTAAGATCAGATAAAAAATTCTTTGTAAAGAAAAAAAAGAAAATATCTTTATATGAAAAAGTAGAATTTGCTATATTACTAATTTTCGCAAAACTCTTTATTTAAAACTATTTTTTTCCAAATTATCGATTTATAGTCCCTGTTTTTTTTACAAAATAAGGGACTATATTTTTGATTTGGCTTTTCTGAGCAATAATCCCAGGTTTAAGAATAAAAGAAGCAATCCTAAAGTCATCCAGATCGCTGTTTTGATATTGTCGAATTTGAGTTGTTCTATATGCGTTTTTGCAATTTCTGCCAACTTAGAACTCTGAACAATATAATTTTGAACCTCAATAATCTGATCTTCATTTTTATTTGGCACTGAATGCTGGGAGAAATAAACCATATTTTTCTTTCCCATATAGGCGGCAATCCAATACTGATCGGAGGAATCCATTTTCAAATAATCGATTCTATAATAATTGTTTCTGATATTTCCGACGTGTCTGGTTTCGTACCGCAAATCGGGATCAGCATGGTTGTTTACTTTGATAATATAAAAGTCCAGAGGGAAAGGCAATTTGTTGACCACCTGAACGGTCATAGAATCCTTTACAAAGTGATCTACACTTTTCTGAATGAAATAATAAGAGAAAACAATGATGGCAATCCCGACAACTGTCATTCGAAAAGCCTTCGCCCAAATACTGAACCTGCCGGTTTTAATCACCGAAAAAAACAAGCCAAAGGAAAGCAATACTGCAAGCAGAAAAAACAAATAAAACATGGCGTAAAGATAAATAAAATTAACAAGTACCCGTCGAAAATTTAAAAGTGCAGCATCTTAGTCTACATTCCATTCCCGGTAGAACTGTTCCAGGAAATTCAGCATAAAATCATGTCGTTCTTCCGCTATTTTTTTTCCGGTGCCGGTATTCATCAAATCTTTTAACAGCAACAATTTCTCATAAAAATGATTGATGGTGGTTCCGTTCGATTTTTTATAATCTTCTTTCGTCATATCCAGTTTTGGATGGATATCCGGATGATACATTATATTATTTTTAAAGCCACCATAATTAAAAGTCCTTGCAATTCCAATAGCGCCAATGGCATCAATGCGGTCGGCATCCTGAACAATTTGCAATTCGACGGGCAAAATATCCGGCATCTCTTCTCTGTTTTTAAAGGAAATATTTTTAATAATGAATAAAACCGGTTCGATTATTTCAGCCGAAACATTTTGACCTTCCAGAAATTCGCGGGATATTTTCAGCGCCAAAGTTTCATCCCCGTCGTGAAATTTCGGATCTGCAATATCATGAAGCAAAGCAGAAAGTTCAACAACTTCCAGATTACAGGTTTCTGCAGCAGCAATTTTTTGCGATAATTTCCAAACTCTTTCGATATGAAACCAATCGTGACCTGCTTCGGCACCTTCTAATTTTTCTTTAACAAAAGCAACCGTATTCTGAATTAAATTTTGGGACATTCTTCTTTTTTTAAAATTATTGGGAAACTTCTACAAACTGAAAAACCTGTTTACTTTTAGGATTATAAATAAGCGTGCTGCTGTTCGGGAATCTTTTCAGTTTGTAATATTCAATGCTTTTATCATTTTTCAGATCTTCTAAAAAAGTCATATCGATGGTATTTGCGGGTAGAAATTTCTCTACAAAACTCAGTTTATCAATGAAACTTTTACCATCAATTTTTTTGACCACTTGATCAGATTTCTCTTCGCTTGAAGTTTCCTGTTGCTCCAAAAAAGGAATCAACAGTTCTTTATCAGCTTTATACTTAAAAAAATAAGCGGGCGATCCGTTCGGAAAACTGAATTTCTTTCCTTTAAAATCCGAAATCATGGCGCGATCTCCCTGAGGAAATACTTCCTGAAACTGGGCATTCTCCGCACCGGTCATCGAATTTATAGAATTACTGACGGTTTCATGAACTGCATTTTGTGCTTTTTGTTTAACACTTTCTGTTGTTTTATTAATGGTTTCAGTGATTGTTTCTTCGATTTTCGAGCAGGAAGTCCATGCGAATAATGGAAGAATGATGACAATATATTTTTTCATTTTTAAATTTTAAAATTAATTTTCTTTAAAGGAACTGATGAGTTTATCAAGGTTAAGACTCCGTGCAGAAGCATCAAAAATTTCCCTATAGGAGCCGTGAAGACTGATGAGTTCGTCGTGCGTTCCACTTTCTACAACCTGTCCTTTTTTCATGACATAAATACAGTCCGAATCTAAAATCTGCGATAAAGAATGTGAAATAATAACGACGGTTCTGCCTTCTTTAATGGCATCCAGCGAATTTTTTATCTGTTCCGTAGCGACCGCATCCAGACTTGCAGTTGGCTCGTCGAGAAAAATGATCGGCGGATCTTTCAGAAACAGTCTGGCAATGGCAATACGCTGCTGCTGCCCACCCGACAGCTGTGTTGCATCGTGATTATACTGTTGCGGTAAATCGACGATCTGATCGTGGAGATACGCTTTTTTGGCAGCAGTTTCTATTTCTTCAAAAGTGGCGTTCATATTTCCGTACCGAATATTGTCTTCAATACTTCCCTGAAAAATATGGTTCTTCTGCAAAACCAAACCGATATCGTTTCGTAATGAAGTATTATTGAAATCATTTAAATCCACCTCATCCAAAAAAATATGTCCCGAATCCGGAAAATAAAATTTGCACAAAAGATTTATGACCGTTGATTTCCCGGCACCACTCAAACCGACCAGCGCCGTAGTTTTTCCATTTTCTATGGTCATAGAAACATTATGCAGAGCTTTCGTTCCGTTAGGATAAGTGAAATCGACATTCTGTAACTGAAATTTTCCTTTGATATTTTCTTCAATGAAAGTTCCGTTCGGTTCGGTTTCGTCTTCTGCATTCAAAATATCGAAATATCCTTCCGCATAAATCATCGCATCATTCATATCATCATAAATCCGGTGAAGCTGCCGAATGGGCGCAGAAACATTATTAAATAAAAGAATATGCAGCATAATCGCCCCGATGGTCATCTGCTGATCGAGTACCAGATAAACAGTCAGCAGAATAATTAAAACGACCCCGATCTGCTCGATAAAAGTTTTTAAACCGTCATAAATAAAATTGGTTCTTCGGGTAAACATCTGGCTGTCCATCAACTGCATCTGCAAATCGTACTGTTTTTTTCCTTCAAACTTTTCACGAACGAAACTCTTGATCACCATAATCGAATTGATCAGATTTAAAAGTCCGGAAGTTTTTTGCTCCCGCTGATTGCGCAACTGCCGGCGGACACCTGATAATTTTTTTGCCTGTAAAGAACTTATCACAAAATAAACAGGAACCACAATCGTAGAAACTAAACCTACATATACATTTTGCATATACATAATCACCAACGCAATCAGCGCATTGGAGAACATGGGCAAAATATCGATAAAGAAATTCTGAACCAATTTGGTTAAACTTTCAATTCCACGATCAATTCTTTGTTGAAGTTTTCCGGATTCGTGGTTTTCATCATTATAAAAGGCAACGCTGTAAGTCAATATTTTGTCAATGGCTGTTTGGGCAAGAACCGAACTTGTGTTAATTCTGATTTTTTCCCCGTAGAATTTCTGGCCAAACTGAATGAAAATATTCATGATTTCTTTCCCAAGTAAAATGGCGGATATGATAACCAAAACATGAATTCCTTCGTCCATCGGATTTGGAAGCAGCGAAAGTTTGGTGACTTCGTCAACGGTATATTTTAAAACCAAAGGATTCACCTGCGCCATCAGGGCACCGATAAATGTCAGAAATAAAGTGCCGTACATCATCAGCCGGTAAGGTTTGATGAAAGGAACCAACTGCTGATAAATATTATAAAGCGTAATCGTTCTGTTGAATGGTTTGGGCATCGTTTAAAATAGAAAAAATTGGAAATATTCTAACTTACAAAAAACCGACCACGATCAATTGATAAAAATGAAAGCGATAAAAAAGAAAAAACAATCCTTTACAATTCAAAAGTGAAACTGGTCAAATAATGCAATTCGGGTTTGCTGACCAGTTTTGAATTTGATTCTGCTTCTTCCAAAGAATAATTGCTGTTGATTTCTTTCTTTTGAAAAAGAAAAGAATTATTAGAATTTTTGTCTACCACTTCATTAAAGATATGTTCAATTTCAGAATTCGCTAACGATGCAAAACTGATGTCTTCAAAACCGTACATCAACCGCAGATTATCGGTATTCTGAAAATTTTCATCTACAAAATGTTGAAACTGATTTTTTGAATCAAAATTTCCGGCCCAGATATTATAGACAAAAGATTTTTTCTTCGGTTTATTTAAAATATCCTGATAGACGAAGTTTTCGCCAAGATAAGCATCCCGAACCTGTGGATCATTGGCCAAATCATGCGGAAGTCCTTCTTTCAAAATTCTTCCTTCAAACATAATATAGGTTTTATGCGTAATCGCTAAAGTCTGCTGTACGTTGTGATCTGTAATTAAAATGCCGATATTTTTATCCACCAAACTTCTCACAATTTTCTGGATATCTTCCACGGCAATCGGGTCTACGCCCGCAAAAGGTTCATCGAGTAAAATAAAATTCGGGTTGGTCGCCAGACAACGGGCGATTTCCGTTCTTCTTCTTTCACCACCGGATAAAAGATCACCACGGTTTTTGCGAACATGCTGCAAAGAAAACTCTTCGATGAGTTCGTCGCATTTGATTTGTTGCTCCCGCTTTGAAAGTTTGGTCAACTGCAGAACGCCCAAGATATTATCTTCTACCGAAAGTTTTCTAAAAATCGATGCTTCCTGCGCCAGATAACCAATTCCTTTTTGAGCCCTGCGGTACATTGCATCGCTGGTAATTTCTTTATTGTCCAGGAAAATTTTACCAGAAGTTGGTTTTACCAAACCCACGATCATATAAAAACTGGTGGTTTTCCCGGCTCCGTTGGGACCGAGAAGCCCTACGATTTCACCTTGCCGGACTTCGACAGAAACCCCTTTTACCACTTTTTTCGGGCCGTATTCTTTAATTAAATTTTCTCCGCGTAGAATCATGGAGCAAATATAATAAATTAGATGCAAGATTGGGTGAAAACCTCAGCCGCTGAAACCGATAATTGAATGTTTGTCTCTGAATTTCTTTAATTTTCAATTTAAAAAAATTATCTTCGCTTTTTAGAAAAATCATCAGATTTGAGTGCCAAAGAAAAGGAATTTGCGAAACTAATTAAGGATAATCAAGGTTTGATTATCAAGGTTTCCCGGCTTTACACTAATACTTTGGAAGATGAGCAGGATCTTTTTCAGGAAATCGTGTTACAACTATGGCGTTCTTACGACTCATTCAAAGGACAGTCGAAAATCTCTACCTGGATGTACCGCGTGGCTCTGAATACCGCCATCACGCTTTTCAGAAAAAAAACAAAGTCCCCGCAAACCGATGAACTGATGGATTATCACCACAGCGATTTTGTGGAAATTGACGATGAAAAACAACAGCACATTTCGACCCTTTATAAAGTCATCAAAATGCTGCCAACGGTAGAACGGGCAATCGTAACCATGTATCTGGATGATTTGCCCTACCGCGACATTGCAGGAAACTTAGGGATTACAGAAGTGAATGCAAGGGTAAAGATGAATCGGTTGAAAAAAACTTTAAAACAACTAATGGAAAAACATGCCTGAATTTGATTTAGATAATTTCAAAAAAACATGGCAACAGGAACCTGTCCGGCCAAAATATGACAGCAAAGATATAGAATCGATGCTGAATAAATCGTCCCGTAATTATGTGAAATATATCCTCTGGATCAGTTTAGCTGAATTTATCATTATTCTTTTGGCCAACATGTACTATTCTTTTTTGGGAGACGACACCTCGGATTTAATGAGCGTTTTGGGCAAATTAGGAATCGATCATTCTGAGGGTTTTGAAACAACAATATCGCATCTTTATTTTGTTTTAAAAATGGTCAGTTTAGCTCTCACAGGAATTTTCGTGTATTTATTCTATCAAAATTACCGAAAAATAAAAATCGAATCGAATCTTAAAAAACTGATTCTCCAGATTATTAAATTCAAAAAAACGGTTCAACTGTTTATCGTTGCCAATATCGGCTTGGTAATCTTATTTACGCTAATTTTAGGAGTATTCACGATAACTGTTTTGGTTGAACAAAATGTTGAATTAACAAATCCTACATTAACTGGTTTTATCACAGGATTAATCCTAACCATGGGAATCAGCGTTGTTTTAATCTGGATCTATTACCGCATCGTTTACGGATTCATCCTCCGAAGACTAGGGAAAAACCTGAAGCAGCTGCAAAACATAGAAGAGGAGAATTAATAAAAATCTCCTCTTCTTTTCCTGTTCTTTATTGTGAAATTTTACAGTTCTTTTCTCAACCGCGCTACCGGAATATTCAGCTGCTCACGGTATTTTGCAATCGTACGTCTGGCGATATTATATCCTTTTTCTTTCAAAAGGCCAACCAGTGCATCATCTGTATGAGGTTTTCTTTTGTTCTCATTTTCGATCACTTCCATCAGATGGGTTTTGATTTCTTTGGTAGAAACTTCTTCACCGTCATCATTCGTCAACGAATCTGAAAAGAGACTTTTTAAATAAACGATTCCATTCGGTGTATCGGCGTATTTGCTTTTTACCACACGGGAAATTGTAGAAATATCGAAACCTGTAATATCTGCCACATCTTTCAGAATCATCGGTTTCAGTGACTTATCATCCGCAGTAATGAAATATTCTTTCTGTAACTGAACGATGGCAGAAATCGTTTGCAGTAAAGTATTCTGGCGCTGATTAATCGCATCAATATACCATTTCGCGGCATCTAATTTCTGTTTAATAAAAAGCGCTGCCTGCTTATGTTCCGCCGATTTTTTA includes these proteins:
- a CDS encoding ABC transporter permease, with amino-acid sequence MNIIFKIDTWQEIYYSLKNNKLRTFLTMIGVGWGMFLFVALLGAAKGMENGFDKVFSGFATNSIFLWAQNTSIPYDGFPKGRKMDLHLSDLDLLPQKIPAIDYISPQSTRGNFGTPGEAFSRNGKNATYTLTGDFPVGNKISEKKLIFGRYINDADISGNKNVAVIGEEIYKNFFDAKKNENPIGQSVNIKGIFFNVIGVFRVKKGGGMENDQSAFIPFTTFSKMYNNGDKVGFFAIVSKPNADLKIVEDQVKAELKKKYNVSPEDTNAFGSFNLGKEFAKLTGFLTGMQLLTITVGTLTILAGVIAISNILLITVKERTKEIGIRRALGAKPAEVRNQILLESVVITLSSGLLGFMLGIFLLMILNAVTKGQDSFPFYNPTVNYGQVFGAMAIMVILGLIVGMIPAQRAVKIRPIEALRSE
- a CDS encoding efflux RND transporter periplasmic adaptor subunit gives rise to the protein MKKKFTLKKAIYILLGLVFAVALISGISYLISSNTKESEAFLTKKPFVQNMDDKVMATGKIVPREEIEIKPNISGIIDKILVTEGDKVTAGQLVATIRIVPSIQNVNAAQQEINNANLQINNAQVNVSQQQKQFAMQERLYSQGVISKQEYISAQQQLQSTQQVLKNAQQQRQTALKNLQIAKTGATPELAGLATTQIRSKANGTVLEVPVKVGSQVIEANSFNAGSTICSIADLNSLIFQGTIDEAQAGKLKEGLEMNVVIGALQNKSFPGRVTMIAPKGKEENGTIKFPIEADVFNKTNEYIRAGFSANGEIILSSQKNALLLDESLIQYDKVNGKDNSFVEVKQPDGKFKKVNVKLGASDGINVQILSGINKDAEVKVWNPSDKDKEALKEKKGK
- a CDS encoding HD domain-containing protein, which gives rise to MSQNLIQNTVAFVKEKLEGAEAGHDWFHIERVWKLSQKIAAAETCNLEVVELSALLHDIADPKFHDGDETLALKISREFLEGQNVSAEIIEPVLFIIKNISFKNREEMPDILPVELQIVQDADRIDAIGAIGIARTFNYGGFKNNIMYHPDIHPKLDMTKEDYKKSNGTTINHFYEKLLLLKDLMNTGTGKKIAEERHDFMLNFLEQFYREWNVD
- a CDS encoding ABC transporter ATP-binding protein; amino-acid sequence: MMYGTLFLTFIGALMAQVNPLVLKYTVDEVTKLSLLPNPMDEGIHVLVIISAILLGKEIMNIFIQFGQKFYGEKIRINTSSVLAQTAIDKILTYSVAFYNDENHESGKLQQRIDRGIESLTKLVQNFFIDILPMFSNALIALVIMYMQNVYVGLVSTIVVPVYFVISSLQAKKLSGVRRQLRNQREQKTSGLLNLINSIMVIKSFVREKFEGKKQYDLQMQLMDSQMFTRRTNFIYDGLKTFIEQIGVVLIILLTVYLVLDQQMTIGAIMLHILLFNNVSAPIRQLHRIYDDMNDAMIYAEGYFDILNAEDETEPNGTFIEENIKGKFQLQNVDFTYPNGTKALHNVSMTIENGKTTALVGLSGAGKSTVINLLCKFYFPDSGHIFLDEVDLNDFNNTSLRNDIGLVLQKNHIFQGSIEDNIRYGNMNATFEEIETAAKKAYLHDQIVDLPQQYNHDATQLSGGQQQRIAIARLFLKDPPIIFLDEPTASLDAVATEQIKNSLDAIKEGRTVVIISHSLSQILDSDCIYVMKKGQVVESGTHDELISLHGSYREIFDASARSLNLDKLISSFKEN
- a CDS encoding RNA polymerase sigma factor; this translates as MSAKEKEFAKLIKDNQGLIIKVSRLYTNTLEDEQDLFQEIVLQLWRSYDSFKGQSKISTWMYRVALNTAITLFRKKTKSPQTDELMDYHHSDFVEIDDEKQQHISTLYKVIKMLPTVERAIVTMYLDDLPYRDIAGNLGITEVNARVKMNRLKKTLKQLMEKHA
- a CDS encoding beta-carotene 15,15'-monooxygenase yields the protein MPEFDLDNFKKTWQQEPVRPKYDSKDIESMLNKSSRNYVKYILWISLAEFIIILLANMYYSFLGDDTSDLMSVLGKLGIDHSEGFETTISHLYFVLKMVSLALTGIFVYLFYQNYRKIKIESNLKKLILQIIKFKKTVQLFIVANIGLVILFTLILGVFTITVLVEQNVELTNPTLTGFITGLILTMGISVVLIWIYYRIVYGFILRRLGKNLKQLQNIEEEN